A single region of the Musa acuminata AAA Group cultivar baxijiao chromosome BXJ1-11, Cavendish_Baxijiao_AAA, whole genome shotgun sequence genome encodes:
- the LOC103970690 gene encoding protein GLUTAMINE DUMPER 3, translating to MRPGVGLNTSRGAAATSPSGAASSVPHSAWHSPVPYLFGGLAAMMGLIAFALLILACSYWKFSGYLDSVEDADNREADGEASCGPGDAAKPPLLFEEGIVVIMAGDCMPTFLATPIASCAATVAAKSDDSSNAAAYGGVISPQVTAPESCSN from the coding sequence ATGAGGCCAGGAGTCGGGTTGAACACAAGCCGCGGCGCCGCTGCTACGTCGCCGTCGGGCGCGGCATCGAGCGTGCCGCACTCGGCATGGCACTCGCCGGTTCCATACCTCTTCGGCGGGCTGGCGGCGATGATGGGCCTCATCGCCTTCGCCCTTCTCATCCTCGCCTGCTCCTACTGGAAGTTCTCCGGCTACCTCGACTCAGTCGAAGACGCCGACAACCGCGAAGCTGACGGAGAGGCCTCGTGCGGCCCGGGCGACGCCGCCAAGCCCCCGCTCCTCTTCGAGGAGGGCATCGTCGTCATCATGGCCGGCGACTGCATGCCCACCTTCCTCGCCACCCCCATCGCCAGCTGCGCCGCGACCGTCGCGGCCAAAAGCGACGACTCTAGTAACGCCGCGGCGTATGGTGGGGTTATCTCACCGCAGGTGACGGCACCCGAATCCTGCAGCAACTAA